The genomic interval TCAAAAATCACAGCCGTATCGGCACCCACGGTGAGCCAGCTGTTCTCGGCCAGCTCAGACTCCAGTTGGCCTTCACCCCAAGCTGAGTAGCCCAGAGAAATCAGCACACGCTTGGGGCCTGCGCCCATCGACAAGGCTTCGAGCACATCTTTGGAGGTGGTCATTTCCAATCCACCAGGAATGGTCATGGTGGAGGCGTAAACAGATTCTTTGTGACTCACGGCACTCAGGGCCTCAGCCTCTTGGGCTGCTTCAGTGTCGTCCTCTTGGGCTGCTTCAGTGTCGTCCTCTTGTGCTGCTTCCACGGCATCTTCTTGCGCAGGCACATCCACCAACATGGCGTCGTGTAACACAAAACCGCGTTCGGTGTGCACAGGGCCGCCTTGCAGCACGGGGGCGTTCATCAGGTCTTGGCGATGCAGAGGCAAGTCAACTTTTTGAAACAAA from Limnohabitans curvus carries:
- a CDS encoding YqgE/AlgH family protein; this translates as MTADSASINLTHHFLIAMPGLEDEAFAKSVVYVCEHSERGALGLVINKPGELSMEGLFQKVDLPLHRQDLMNAPVLQGGPVHTERGFVLHDAMLVDVPAQEDAVEAAQEDDTEAAQEDDTEAAQEAEALSAVSHKESVYASTMTIPGGLEMTTSKDVLEALSMGAGPKRVLISLGYSAWGEGQLESELAENSWLTVGADTAVIFDTPVEQRYERAMKLLGLESWMLSSEVGHS